A single genomic interval of Persephonella atlantica harbors:
- a CDS encoding PAS domain-containing protein, protein MDKTFDMFWETEVPENELIISRTDLNGIITYVNETFAKISGYSPEELIGKPHNIIRHPDMPKSVFKELWETIKQGKTWRGYVKNLRKDKGYYWVYAEISGVYKDGQLVEYKSMRAPVSGEKKKQMQDLYDQMREEEGGAVRVVMYLEKEVYDRLEQLSQELGISGEEVIKKLLSEVKT, encoded by the coding sequence ATGGATAAGACATTTGATATGTTCTGGGAAACGGAAGTTCCAGAGAACGAGCTGATAATATCAAGAACAGACCTTAATGGGATAATCACCTATGTTAACGAAACTTTCGCGAAGATATCAGGATACTCTCCGGAGGAACTTATAGGAAAACCCCACAACATTATCAGGCATCCTGACATGCCAAAATCTGTTTTTAAAGAACTGTGGGAAACAATAAAGCAGGGCAAAACATGGAGAGGTTATGTAAAAAACCTGAGAAAAGACAAGGGATATTACTGGGTTTATGCTGAGATATCAGGGGTTTACAAAGATGGACAGCTTGTTGAGTACAAATCTATGAGAGCTCCTGTATCTGGGGAAAAGAAAAAACAGATGCAGGATTTATACGACCAGATGAGAGAAGAAGAAGGAGGAGCAGTAAGGGTTGTGATGTATTTAGAAAAAGAGGTTTACGACAGATTAGAGCAGCTCTCACAGGAGCTGGGAATTTCTGGAGAAGAAGTTATCAAAAAACTTCTGTCTGAAGTAAAGACATAA
- a CDS encoding nitrite reductase: MRVTKLTGGLVGAVLATGVVALSVNTAKAESSPPPITKEEMKKAARIYFDRCAGCHGMLRKGATGPALTPDRTRKLGTEALEAFIYNGTLGGMPDWGKQGILSKDEINLLARYLQHEPPPPPELSMQQMKASWKVYVPVEDRPTRPQHSLNWKNFFGVILRDVGKVAIVDGDTKKLVNIVDTGFAVHILRSSASGRYMYAIGRDGKATVIDLWLSKPDKVAEVKVCYDARSIDTSKYHGYEDKYAVVGCYWPPSFVVLDGMTLEPKKIVSTSAYYYDTQEFVREARVASIVSSHYDPIWVLNIKEAGQVWLVDYSKVDKGTVSIDMIDSERYLHDGGWDLSKRYFLVAANMRNKIVVIDTKDKELEAIVKVGTKPHPGRGANIDHPKYGPIWCTGHIGEKRIACIGTDPEGHPQYAWKVVKWIKLPGEGGGNLFIKTHPKSKYLIADRPLNPDPELKRSIFVYDKYTFELVKTLKVPAKYKNIRAVHEEFSEDGSEFWISVWGKKNQPTAILVYDAKTLKLKKEITGDWVRTPTGKFNVYNTMKDIY; encoded by the coding sequence ATGAGGGTAACAAAACTGACAGGTGGACTGGTAGGGGCAGTCCTTGCAACAGGAGTTGTAGCTCTATCAGTAAACACCGCAAAAGCCGAGTCTTCACCTCCTCCAATAACGAAGGAGGAGATGAAAAAAGCTGCAAGAATTTACTTTGACAGATGTGCAGGATGTCACGGAATGCTCAGAAAAGGTGCAACAGGACCAGCTCTGACACCGGACAGAACAAGAAAACTTGGAACAGAAGCTCTTGAAGCATTCATTTACAACGGAACACTTGGAGGAATGCCAGACTGGGGTAAGCAGGGTATTCTTAGCAAAGATGAAATTAACCTGCTTGCAAGATATCTCCAGCATGAACCTCCACCACCACCGGAACTTTCAATGCAGCAGATGAAAGCATCCTGGAAGGTTTATGTGCCTGTTGAAGACAGACCAACAAGACCCCAGCACAGTCTAAACTGGAAAAATTTCTTTGGAGTAATACTGAGGGACGTAGGTAAGGTTGCTATTGTAGACGGAGATACGAAAAAGTTGGTAAATATTGTTGATACAGGATTTGCTGTCCATATCCTCAGGTCTTCAGCTTCTGGTAGATACATGTACGCAATAGGTAGAGATGGTAAAGCTACAGTTATAGATCTGTGGCTTTCAAAACCAGACAAGGTTGCTGAAGTTAAAGTATGTTACGATGCCCGTTCTATAGATACAAGTAAGTATCACGGATACGAAGACAAATACGCAGTTGTGGGATGTTACTGGCCACCATCTTTCGTTGTGTTAGATGGTATGACGTTAGAACCGAAGAAAATAGTTTCAACCAGTGCTTACTACTACGACACTCAAGAGTTTGTAAGAGAAGCAAGGGTTGCATCAATCGTTTCTTCACATTACGACCCTATATGGGTTCTGAACATCAAAGAAGCTGGACAGGTATGGCTCGTTGATTACTCTAAAGTTGACAAAGGAACAGTAAGTATAGATATGATTGATTCTGAAAGATATCTACACGATGGTGGATGGGATTTATCTAAAAGATACTTCCTTGTTGCAGCAAACATGAGGAACAAGATTGTTGTAATTGACACAAAAGACAAAGAACTTGAAGCTATCGTCAAAGTTGGAACAAAGCCACACCCAGGTAGAGGTGCAAACATAGACCATCCAAAGTATGGTCCTATCTGGTGTACAGGACATATCGGTGAAAAGAGAATTGCGTGTATAGGAACAGACCCAGAGGGACATCCTCAGTATGCGTGGAAAGTTGTTAAATGGATTAAACTTCCTGGAGAAGGTGGAGGTAACCTGTTTATCAAGACACATCCAAAATCTAAGTATCTCATTGCTGACAGACCTCTTAACCCTGATCCAGAGCTGAAGAGAAGCATATTCGTATACGACAAGTACACATTTGAGCTGGTAAAAACACTGAAAGTTCCAGCAAAATACAAAAACATCAGAGCTGTTCATGAAGAGTTCAGTGAAGATGGTTCAGAGTTCTGGATTTCTGTATGGGGTAAGAAAAATCAGCCAACAGCTATCTTAGTGTATGACGCAAAGACTCTGAAACTGAAGAAGGAAATTACTGGAGACTGGGTAAGAACACCTACAGGTAAGTTTAATGTTTACAACACAATGAAGGATATCTACTAA
- a CDS encoding chaperone NapD, with translation MNISSAVVITEPEHTQEVLQSLEESGLCEVYFHDDKSGKIVIIIEGEDVNEETFKLKQIQMLPHVLSANMVYSYSEEEWESAAEYLQKLSNDVPEILNDENVRAEDIVYKGHIKGYIS, from the coding sequence ATGAATATCTCAAGTGCGGTAGTAATAACAGAGCCAGAGCATACACAGGAAGTTCTTCAGTCTTTAGAAGAAAGCGGTCTGTGTGAAGTTTACTTTCACGATGATAAAAGCGGGAAGATAGTGATTATCATTGAGGGGGAAGATGTAAACGAAGAGACATTTAAGCTAAAGCAGATACAGATGCTTCCCCACGTGCTGTCTGCAAACATGGTCTATTCATACTCTGAGGAAGAATGGGAATCAGCTGCCGAATATCTACAGAAGCTCAGTAACGATGTTCCAGAGATACTGAACGATGAAAACGTCAGAGCTGAAGACATTGTTTACAAAGGACACATTAAAGGATACATCAGTTAG